A region from the Vicia villosa cultivar HV-30 ecotype Madison, WI linkage group LG3, Vvil1.0, whole genome shotgun sequence genome encodes:
- the LOC131660176 gene encoding uncharacterized protein LOC131660176 isoform X1 produces MTASVGKRHYMLCALTAIVLIALWSMFTGTVTLKWSTNNLNQFSDGLDSMILEDLDVLEVEEREKVVRRMWDVYSRSHSNSIGLPQFWLEAFEAAYENLVSDVPVVRETAVSEIAKMSLALRSQIVHQLPLQLESPSDVQSSRRSRKLKQDKNQKELDHYEDHAFKNEKILPPK; encoded by the exons ATGACTGCAAGTGTTGGCAAGAGACACTACATGTTATGTGCCTTGACAGCAATTGTCCTTATAGCTCTTTGGTCCATGTTCACTGGCACAGTCACCCTCAAATGGTCCACAAACAACCTTAATCAATTCTCAGATGGATTGGATTCTATGATTCTTGAAGATCTAGATGTCTTG GaagtggaggagagagaaaagGTTGTGAGACGTATGTGGGATGTGTACAGTCGCAGTCATAGCAATTCCATTGGATTACCTCAGTTTTGGTTGGAGGCTTTTGAAGCAGCTTATGAGAACTTGGTCAGTGATGTTCCTGTGGTTCGAGAAACAGCTGTTTCAGAAATTGCCAAAATGTCACTGGCACTGCGATCACAAATTGTACATCAACTTCCTCTTCAACTTGAATCACCATCT GATGTGCAGAGCAGCAGGAGATCAAGAAAACTTAAGCAAGACAAGAATCAGAAGGAATTGGATCATTATGAAGACCAtgcatttaaaaatgaaaaaatcttACCTcccaaatga
- the LOC131660176 gene encoding uncharacterized protein LOC131660176 isoform X2, with translation MTASVGKRHYMLCALTAIVLIALWSMFTGTVTLKWSTNNLNQFSDGLDSMILEDLDVLEVEEREKVVRRMWDVYSRSHSNSIGLPQFWLEAFEAAYENLVSDVPVVRETAVSEIAKMSLALRSQIDVQSSRRSRKLKQDKNQKELDHYEDHAFKNEKILPPK, from the exons ATGACTGCAAGTGTTGGCAAGAGACACTACATGTTATGTGCCTTGACAGCAATTGTCCTTATAGCTCTTTGGTCCATGTTCACTGGCACAGTCACCCTCAAATGGTCCACAAACAACCTTAATCAATTCTCAGATGGATTGGATTCTATGATTCTTGAAGATCTAGATGTCTTG GaagtggaggagagagaaaagGTTGTGAGACGTATGTGGGATGTGTACAGTCGCAGTCATAGCAATTCCATTGGATTACCTCAGTTTTGGTTGGAGGCTTTTGAAGCAGCTTATGAGAACTTGGTCAGTGATGTTCCTGTGGTTCGAGAAACAGCTGTTTCAGAAATTGCCAAAATGTCACTGGCACTGCGATCACAAATT GATGTGCAGAGCAGCAGGAGATCAAGAAAACTTAAGCAAGACAAGAATCAGAAGGAATTGGATCATTATGAAGACCAtgcatttaaaaatgaaaaaatcttACCTcccaaatga